The following is a genomic window from Platichthys flesus chromosome 13, fPlaFle2.1, whole genome shotgun sequence.
TTTGCCATTCTGCAAATCTGATAATATAACAACTTTCAGATAAAACTTTTGGTCGGATCACAAATCGGAAAGCATAATGTCTCAGTTTTCATGTCTACATGCAAATCAGCGACGTCAGAATGATAAATGGCTAAATAACCTATGCTGTTTGGAAGTTCTGATTGAACAACCGGCCcaactctgttgtgattggtcaacctcTTGCAGCACATTTAGGAAATGTCGACCTCCACTCTCATTTGATGTGGCTAGTCAAACTAGCAGCTAGATGTGTATTATGCAAATGTTGACTTTTGATGTTACATGGCATCCTTTGAGTTTTTCACTCTGTAGaacttttattttcagaaacaaCCTCTTAAACACcccagaggaaagaaacactAATGTCATTTCTTTGATTATTACTAATACATGAGTGAAACACATAACCTGAGAATTCACAAAGCTTTGTGAGGTCAGTATGCTTTAAACTATGAGGATCATGGTTTACTGTAGAGGTTTATCTTTAATTACCTCTCAGTTCCAGAGGTAGAAGGCCCCTGGACACACCTCTGTCAGCATCATTGGACCCACAGGGATTCTGGAGGTCAGGAAGTCGTTTCTGTAAGAAAGCCAATGAGCTCTGCCTGCCCGGACCTATCCGTCCCACAACACAACCCGAAACTCCTATTGCAGGAGGAGGCTCTAGAAGagaaaacagagtgaaacaccATCTCTGCATCttttaataaattcaataaaatgtatagAAACACAATATACTGAGTGGAAAATTGCATCGCCAAACGGCAGTGAAAGAAAAAGCAGAACAAGAAAACTGAACAACATAAACTGAAATAACGACTAGAAACATTAAAAACCTGAGACAGTGATATTCTGTACATGTTTTGTGCAAACCTAAGACTGTTTAGGGTTTACTCAAAtacaataaacacataaatTCAGACCTAGTTGGAATTTAAACTGAAAGACAAAGCATATTAAGTAAGTATCCACCTACAGACTGTATAGTTTCCCTGtgactttagtgtgtgtgtgtgtttgtgagtgtgcacTGTACAACATCCGGGCTTCAGCAGAATTGTAGCACCTTTCTCAGACAGCagcctttctcttcctcctcttcctcctcttcctcctcttcctcctgctgttgtCTGTTCTTTTAAGTAaaatctcttgtttttttctctttctcctttctgCTTCACACTCATCTCCTCTGAAATGCAAAGTGAGGATGGAAAATAACATCTCTACACTGACGTCAGGTCAGCTTTTTAAATTAGATGAAATAAAGGAAACTCCATCGTTCTACAACCTCTGTGTTCCTAAAGATTAGAACAACAGGAGATTACGTGACACAGTttgtaaacacaacaacactttCACTATTATTTGAAAGAATATCACATAAATATGGTCCTATTGTTATAAGAGAGCTCTGGTAGTAGATTCCAACAGGTAAAAAGTTCATAGTCCACTAAATTGTAGAATGTTCTCTGTTCACCTTCTTGTTCAGGAAACAGTGGGGATAGAACCAAAGGCGGCAGATGGAGTCTATTCAGATTTTCTCTGCACTGAACCAGGTCTTTTTCTGATCGTGGTCGGACGTCCTGCTGGTTCTGATTGTGGATCCCTCGTGCAGTGGCACCTGCTATGGGAGGCAAGCGTTGCGCTCGGTGTTCAGCACCATCTGACTGAAACGCGATAGAAATTGGTATTTAAGTATCATTTTAACATAAAAACCATGAGTGACACCCTGCAAGATGAGAACATACAAATAATGCACGTGACATTTTTGCATAAATCTGCTTGTCCAACGACAATGTAGAACAATGATTACCAATAAGGCCTTTTCACATACAACATACTGATTTAAAGGTACACTAGATgcaaatatttgatttcatcacCCGTTTTCTATACGTGCTGCCAATTTCCAAGCAATCTCCTGGGGGTTAACAGGAAAATAGCAGCTGATAAAAGCTAAAACTATTGGTTTggtaaacttttttttgttaatcaaataaagatatttagaaaaaacacaagagttTAAATGGGCAATGAAAGCCCCAACCAGTAAATAGTTGTCAGGTTTTTTTCTTCCGATGGACACTGTACTGTTCTAGAAGCTGTTATCTTACCCAGTCTGTCTTCTCCCCGCAGGATCTGTAGCAGGCTGAATTTCCCAAATCCACTGGAGGAAGGTACAgtcctgtgtgtttgagatgcaATCATAACCTCATTTTCATTCTCCAGCTATTTATcgttaacaaactaactaacaggCTGGCTTAAATTAAAGCATCAACAAATGACGCAGTTAATCTGTCTGGcagattaaatgaaatgttcataGTGACATTTGTTGGTGAGATGcctacaaatataaaaaattatgcAATCTGAATTCAAGACAGATTTATACCTTTTAAGCccttttatttgtaaaattaaatttaagacaatttaataTGTTTAAGGGATTTGCTGCCACTATGTAAAACTTTACCTGTTCTCCCTTGTCGGTTCCCACTCATCGATCTCTCACAGCTGCCTTTCTCACTGAGTATTTCACTGTCTCTCCAAATGGAACAGTCTCGATCATCAGCCATGTCGTAGACACAGTTTATGTGTGGATAATGCAGATCCTCTCCTGTGCTGTGATGATTTACTTCAGTGTTCTGTGAACTTTCAGTCTGCTGCAGACACGTGTCAAAGTACGCCTGCATTTGGTAGTTAAGACCAATGAATTACACACAATTAACATTTGCAAAGATAAAGGAAtattaacatgtatttattagAAATTAGGAAGAGACCTTATCTTCTTCTGGTTCTTCAGGGGTTAACGCTACATAATGTACCCAGGGCTGAGACTCTGTCTGTGGGGTTGGACTCCTGGAGGTACATGTTATTTGAAGGAACATATCCAGCCTGACTCTTCTCCTGTTGACCAGCTCATCTTTTTCTGCAGAATAGGATTATTTTAGAATTGGTTTTATCCTTCTATTTAGTTGGTTTAACAGCAAGAAAAGCTAAACAAGGCATATGAAAAGAACATGAGAAGTGTGTAAACGCTGGATTGGAGGGGTATCTTTCTATCCGTCAAAATGTTATAACCTTCAGGTTGATTCTCCAGTTGTTCATCGTTTTCCTCTGCAGGAAGCCACACTGGGTTATGCTGCACAAACAACTCTGGACTGGGCTGTGCTGGTGTGGAGCAAGCCCGCTGAAGATTGGGAAAACGAACATTTGGAACTGGAGGGACGTGaaggggaggaaagagggatggaGCGAGTCTGGAATAGGAGCACTGGAGAGATGAGACACATCCAAATGTATCTTTTGCAGAGGAACTCAAACATAAGCAAAcatctgtttacattttcacatataCAACAATAGATAAATACAATTATCAAATTTCGGATCAAATGTATGGTTCTCAACTACACTACAAGCAACGTGGGGGAGATTTGTAACTACAGCACTCAGACTGAACCATGAAACCAAAACGATTGGTAGGTTAAAACAGCCTAAAAAGCTCTGTTGAGCAGAAAAGGCACGTCATAACTAAAAAATAGTGTCTCTTTAATTGTAAGAAGTCCCACTAATACATGTGCTTGTGCAATTGTAAGTTAGAGCCAGCGTTTCACCATTTATATATGATCAAACACGAATTAAACCAgtaacatgaacatgaacataatGACAGAAACTATGGCTATCTGGCTATCCAagtggtttggcttcacttttgggtgTTGTCATatcatccatttttatttacagtctgtagtgtaagcaaataaacacaacattttcttaCATAATACAGTACAAACACATAAATTATACACAAAGTATAACTAGAGAAGTCATTTCCGTCTCTGTCTACCTTATTGTTTCTGTAGCTCAAAATGGCCGATGTCAGCTCCTTCAGGGTGCTGAGCTGCTGTTCCACTTGTTGAGAGCAATGTTGTACAGCCCGCTTCTTCCTGTTACCAGCCACTAACCTACATTTTCTTTCCGTTGAAACCAGGTCCTGGATATAAAGGAAAGGATACAATTCATGGTTTCTATgccatatgtatatattttattgactGCCCTTGGAAAAATGTCTCATGTCAACTAAGGGACATTACTGTGGTTACTTAGCATGTAAATACCTGAGAGTACAGTAGCAGTGGGCCCCTACGAGTGCTGTACGTCTTTGGAAGGGTTGACACTGCTTTTACAAGTAGGCGACCACTGTTGGACCAATGCAGCAGAGGCTCCTGGGACTTCCAGATGTAGTAATCCTTTGGAACATGGATTGATTGTATTGTTGACTATTACAGCAATGAATGTCTAGATTGATTGATGGACAATTAGATCGACGGTTGGTTGGGGACTAATGTGGCAACTAATGTTTATTAAAATGCTGATGAAAATACTATGTAAACTGTATTCCATCATAGAATTGGTGTACCTGTGGTGTGAAGCAGACGTCCAGCCGTCCATCATGTCCTCCAGGATTTCTCTTGGACGAGATCAATTGACCACAGCCTCGactcagcagagacagagataacTCCTTCATGATGTCATTTCAAGCTGGTGGATAATAAGGATATcccataaattaaaaaaaaaaaaggtatataaTAATGCAAATTACAATCTAAACTAACAAATTACTGGGATAACCTGATAGCTAGATCATTTAAATAAACCTAACTCCTCAATCGCCAAGCTTATAAATCACAGATTAGAGTCACAGATTAGAGCTCTGAATACAATTCTGACAAAGACTTACAGGAAGAAgagatttagattttgtgtgttgatataatgttaaatacaaaacagttAACATACCTGTTTTCTCTTGTTCCAAagctgcatctctctctctctatgctgtgtgtgtgtctgagaaagagagagagagaaacagagagagagagagagagagagagagagagagagagagagagagagagagaagtccaGGCAGCTTCTCAAAACtgatatatacacatacattcCTATGCTGCCAACAGTGGACTGTCGACTTAGGCTGACCATCTAAGGACGACAATTTTTTTAGCAAagtgtttgaattatttatacTAAAGTGACCAAAAGGCACTAGAATTAAACCAAATATGCTAGTGATAACTGTATGTAATGTGTAGTGTATAATAGTGTATAATAGTGGCTATTACTATAGTGCATGTGCAGAATTTGTAATCATTTTTTAGGACACTGGTTATCAAACTTAAGAGTGCATAAAATGTATCAAACCTTTGATATAAATTTGATATAGAACTGTCATTTTTTAAACCTGTGGAGGTTGGACTTTTAAATTAACCCACAACCTCAACATCCAATTACTCTTCAGCTGCCAGTCAGCTATCGTAAATTGAGACCTGGTTATGATGTTGTAAAACATTGGAATGTTAGGACAATTTTGGTTTAACAGGGTACAACCAATAGTGGATAGTATTTTACTGCACATATACACTGTACACACAGAAAGTATAATAAGAGGTGGGTCACTTAAATATGGCAAAAAACAACTGCAGGCTGAGTCCTGGTATTGCAAAAAAaacctgaatgtgtgtgtgggcgtgtgtgtgcgcgggcGTGTATCACTGCAGCcatggaaacagaaagaaacacagagccCCAACTCCCAAAACCTAGCAACTGTGGTTGAACAATtggacacaaaaacatgcaaacgcacacacatacacacacacacacacgcacacacacaaagacaaatgtctTTCAGTATGCTTACAGGCCAGGTTACGAtctaatcagaatcagaagtattttattgccaagtaggtttacacctacaaggaatttgctctggttattggtgtatacaatgaacatagatacataaaacacaataaattcaacatacataggaaaagcaataaaaaattgaaaaccagtatatatttactcactgtttacttcttatttactcacttttttccaatatttatacaaagtagcatttattttgacataaacatttctgaataaaaatatatgaaagataagataaaagatataaaagggaaggatcagccacaatcttgcctgcacgcctcagggacctagaggaaaacaggtcctgtagagatggcagattgcagccgattaccttctcagcagaacggatgatacgctgcagcctccttttgtcgttagcggtggcagcagcgaaccagatggtgatggaggaggtgaggatggactcgatgatgcaggtgtagaagtgcaccatcattgactttggcaggttgaatttcttcagctgccgcaggaagaacatcctctgttgccctcttttggtgatggagctgatgttcagctcccatttgaggtcctgggagatgatggtgcccaggaagtggaaggactccgcagtgacgacttgggcgtctctcagggtgatgggggtgtgtggggctgggttccttctgaagtccacaaccatctccactgttttcagcgcgttgagctccaggttgttctggtcacaccaggtcaccagatggtcaatctcccacctgtaggcgGACTCGTCCCCATCAGAGATGAGCCAAATGAGAATGGTGTCATCCgcgaacttcaggagtttgacggaCTGGTGATTGGAAgtgcagctgttggtatacagggagaatagaagaggtgaaagaacacagccttgaggggaaCCGGTACTAATAGATCTGAATTCAGAGACATACTTACCCAGCCTCACGTGttgcctcctgtcagacaggaagtctgtgatccacctgcaggtggaatcaggcacactcagctgggagagcttctcctgcagcagataGCGATGATAGTgttgaaggcagagctgaagtccacaaacaggatcctggcgtaggttcctgaggagtccaggtgctggaggatgaagtgaagggccatgttgactgcatcgtctacagacctgttggctctgtaggcaaactgcagggggtccaggagagggtcagtgatggctttgaggtggaacagcacgaggcgctcaaaTGCCTTCATCACTGAagaggtcagggcgacgggTCTGTAATCGTTGAGTCCAGcgatcttgttttttttggggacaGGGATGAGGGTGGAGGTCTTGAAGCAGTCTGGTACGTGACATGTCTCCAGTGAGgtgttaaaaatgtcagtaaacaccGGAGACAGCTGATCAGCTGTCTCAATCTTAATGTGACACTAAGAGTATTGAGAAAGGACCTCAGGAATACACACCAAACAAGACTTGACTGGTCAAGACTTGACCGGTCAAGACTTGACCGGTCAAGTCTTGACCAGTCAAGTCTtgtccagcggcaggcatgtttgttgaaaacgaattcaacacaagcgcactttgatgacgtggttgatttacgttaccgttgatcatctgtccatcattgtataaagcccgccctgacaatctgattgatCATTAAAAATTCCGTCGATAAAATTATTTGTTCATCGAGAAATtcgctaattacacatttgaccacggggggcaatgtttgaaaaaaacgccacaggcctactcagttacctaGGACTGGCTGCGACTGGCTGCTTTGgatatttccatttccaaagtaaacatgaagaggtcatggcgaaATGTagcgtgggaccattttgagttataaaatgacttggttcacttCCAATACTGTGAAGCTATCCCGAAactgggggagacgaggagcctgcgttgtctgacacggacgaggggagcgcaaacaccggagccgcggccaggctagcAAAGTTAacacggagctacctgtgtatcaccgggacgtcagtcccctcagagcggGTTTTTTCGGCagctggactgacggtcaccaggctgcgttcgcgtctgacctcggggaatgttaacatgctcatctttctcaacacaaacccgtaggctggtgctgaggttgtatgtgagttactggttatttttatgaagctttctcgactcggtgccttgtttgatagttttgagttacatttggcaaaacctgtcagacctaagtattatatatttgtggttaagttgttgtttaacatgatattttttttatatttttattattttactttgaaaaaaacaaaaaacgagggt
Proteins encoded in this region:
- the LOC133967432 gene encoding uncharacterized protein LOC133967432; translated protein: MKELSLSLLSRGCGQLISSKRNPGGHDGRLDVCFTPQDYYIWKSQEPLLHWSNSGRLLVKAVSTLPKTYSTRRGPLLLYSQDLVSTERKCRLVAGNRKKRAVQHCSQQVEQQLSTLKELTSAILSYRNNKCSYSRLAPSLFPPLHVPPVPNVRFPNLQRACSTPAQPSPELFVQHNPVWLPAEENDEQLENQPEGYNILTDRKIPLQSSVYTLLMFFSYALFSFSCC